In uncultured Desulfobacter sp., one DNA window encodes the following:
- a CDS encoding cytochrome c3 family protein — MKEKIGLTVHRSNRPVSQKIIPAILVVCFVFVAICGYGKNYFPNTLTSKDSNLTPALFPHEDHMAFLDCLDCHHDYKNGTNDLDEDELYEGNPDIQCATCHNGKTSFPALQAFHRQCLHCHDAQGQGPVVCGECHTKS; from the coding sequence ATGAAAGAGAAAATTGGGTTGACGGTGCACCGTTCCAACCGGCCTGTGTCACAAAAAATTATTCCGGCAATTCTGGTCGTATGCTTTGTTTTTGTGGCGATATGCGGTTACGGCAAAAACTATTTTCCAAATACGTTAACATCCAAAGACTCAAATCTGACTCCCGCACTGTTTCCTCATGAGGACCACATGGCTTTTTTAGATTGCCTGGACTGCCACCATGATTACAAAAACGGGACCAATGACCTGGATGAAGATGAACTTTATGAAGGCAATCCGGATATTCAGTGCGCCACTTGCCATAATGGTAAAACATCATTTCCGGCACTACAGGCATTTCACCGGCAGTGTCTTCACTGCCATGACGCCCAGGGGCAAGGGCCTGTGGTATGCGGGGAATGTCATACAAAATCCTGA
- a CDS encoding TrkH family potassium uptake protein, translated as MSLLHHKESTRKGKVLSPGRISMLSYAVLILLGAILLFLPAATEKGHLGFIDALFTSASAVCVTGLVVVDTASTFTFFGKIVIMMLIQAGGIGIMVLSTMFLLTLGKRVGMTGRQMLSETYSYGQGKNIYSLVKEILIFTFVIELIGAVLMLPEFLSRFPVDTAICYAAFHSVSAFCNAGFSLFPDSFIQYGGSWLINLDICLLIITGGIGFIVMAEIRQKFSFSKRCWSKLSLHTRLTLTATLVLLTGSTLLFFLLEWSNTLKDLPLHTKFLASFFQAVNTRTAGFNTLDIGSLANETLFISILLMFVGTAPGSCGGGVKVTTISSLAILGYSRFRGEEHPHIFYRRVSDASISKAVSLIIISMLVIVIGVVLLQQVEIGDVSHNLTRGSFLEILYEVVSAFGTVGLSTGITSGFSGLGKLIIICIMFIGRLGPMGIAMAVSKKGKPNKFSYAQENIMIG; from the coding sequence ATGTCGTTGCTGCACCATAAGGAATCCACCCGGAAAGGAAAAGTTCTGTCCCCGGGCCGAATCTCCATGCTCAGTTATGCCGTGCTGATACTGCTTGGCGCGATATTGCTTTTTTTGCCCGCAGCCACTGAAAAAGGCCATCTGGGCTTTATTGACGCGCTTTTCACATCTGCTTCCGCCGTATGCGTCACAGGACTGGTTGTGGTGGATACAGCGTCTACGTTCACCTTTTTCGGTAAAATAGTCATCATGATGTTGATCCAGGCCGGCGGTATCGGCATCATGGTTTTATCCACCATGTTTTTGCTCACTCTTGGCAAACGGGTGGGCATGACCGGGCGACAGATGCTCTCTGAGACCTACAGTTACGGTCAGGGAAAAAATATATATTCACTGGTCAAAGAGATACTGATCTTTACATTTGTCATTGAGTTGATCGGAGCGGTATTAATGCTGCCGGAGTTTCTTTCCAGATTTCCTGTGGATACGGCCATCTGCTATGCGGCATTCCACTCGGTCAGTGCGTTCTGCAATGCCGGATTCTCTCTGTTTCCGGATAGTTTCATCCAGTACGGCGGCAGCTGGCTGATCAATCTTGATATCTGCCTGCTCATTATCACCGGCGGGATTGGATTCATTGTTATGGCCGAAATCCGGCAAAAATTTTCATTTTCAAAACGCTGCTGGTCAAAATTAAGTCTGCACACACGGCTAACGCTGACGGCCACCTTGGTTCTGCTAACCGGCAGCACGCTGCTGTTTTTTCTCCTGGAGTGGTCCAACACCCTTAAGGATCTGCCCCTGCATACCAAATTCCTGGCCTCTTTTTTCCAAGCCGTGAATACCCGCACTGCCGGGTTCAACACCCTTGATATAGGCAGTCTGGCCAATGAAACACTTTTTATCAGTATTCTTTTAATGTTTGTGGGCACGGCTCCTGGTTCATGCGGCGGCGGAGTCAAGGTCACCACAATATCCAGCCTTGCCATCCTGGGATACTCCAGATTCCGGGGAGAGGAACACCCTCATATTTTTTACCGCAGGGTATCGGATGCCAGTATATCAAAGGCGGTGAGTCTGATTATCATCAGTATGCTGGTGATTGTTATCGGCGTAGTGCTGCTTCAGCAGGTGGAAATCGGTGATGTCTCCCATAACCTGACCCGGGGTTCTTTTCTCGAAATTCTTTATGAAGTGGTCAGTGCATTTGGCACTGTAGGACTGTCCACCGGTATTACCTCTGGATTTTCAGGACTTGGCAAACTGATCATTATCTGTATCATGTTCATCGGACGCTTAGGCCCCATGGGTATTGCCATGGCTGTGAGCAAAAAAGGCAAACCAAATAAATTTTCCTATGCACAGGAAAATATAATGATTGGCTAA
- the yciA gene encoding acyl-CoA thioester hydrolase YciA — translation MDEEQQPHGDLLLRTQTMPADTNPNGDIFGGWVLSQMDIAGSILAKEITCGRVVTIAVEGMKFIEPIQVGDIFCCYGYVEKIGTTSITVKLEVWVKPIINSCGMGRYKVTEARFVYVAIDDEHKKRIIPKKENN, via the coding sequence ATGGATGAGGAACAACAGCCGCACGGAGATCTGCTGCTTCGAACACAGACAATGCCAGCAGATACCAACCCCAACGGAGATATTTTTGGCGGATGGGTTTTGTCTCAGATGGATATTGCGGGCAGCATCCTGGCCAAGGAAATTACGTGTGGACGTGTCGTAACCATTGCCGTGGAAGGTATGAAGTTTATCGAACCCATTCAGGTGGGAGATATCTTTTGTTGCTATGGTTACGTTGAAAAAATTGGAACCACGTCAATCACAGTGAAACTTGAAGTGTGGGTCAAACCCATAATTAACTCCTGTGGCATGGGGCGCTACAAAGTGACGGAAGCACGATTCGTGTATGTTGCCATTGATGATGAGCACAAAAAAAGAATAATTCCCAAAAAAGAAAACAATTGA
- a CDS encoding methylenetetrahydrofolate reductase C-terminal domain-containing protein, producing MIKATLKPMEEILARISGYKRVLIVGCGGCVSVCLAGGQQEVELLNNALDEEIKTQGMDNEISGCTVERQCNAQFLNGLDLLYKDYDCLLSMACGAGVQLLAERYPQTPIFPAVNTMFIGIDRGPGWYEEKCRACGDCVLGFSGGICPVTRCAKGLYNGPCGGTEKGGKCEVDKNVPCAWYEIYHRLKQQDRLQDMLEIKPPVQWKNTVQQTLVQPGCTGPEV from the coding sequence ATGATTAAAGCAACACTAAAACCCATGGAAGAAATTCTGGCCCGGATCAGCGGGTACAAGCGGGTGCTCATCGTCGGATGCGGCGGTTGTGTTTCTGTGTGCCTGGCAGGCGGTCAGCAGGAAGTTGAACTTTTAAACAATGCCTTGGATGAAGAGATCAAAACCCAGGGTATGGATAATGAAATCAGTGGATGCACGGTGGAACGTCAGTGCAATGCCCAGTTCCTGAACGGCCTGGATCTCTTATATAAGGATTACGATTGTCTGCTCTCCATGGCCTGTGGTGCAGGTGTTCAGTTACTGGCCGAAAGATACCCCCAGACACCAATATTCCCTGCGGTGAATACCATGTTCATCGGTATTGACAGAGGACCTGGCTGGTATGAAGAGAAATGCCGGGCCTGCGGAGACTGCGTTCTGGGATTCAGCGGCGGCATCTGCCCTGTGACCCGGTGCGCCAAAGGCCTGTACAACGGGCCCTGCGGCGGAACAGAAAAAGGCGGAAAATGTGAGGTGGATAAAAACGTTCCCTGCGCCTGGTATGAGATCTATCATCGCCTGAAACAGCAGGACCGACTCCAGGATATGCTTGAAATCAAGCCCCCTGTGCAATGGAAAAATACAGTGCAGCAAACACTGGTGCAGCCTGGATGCACCGGGCCGGAGGTTTAG
- a CDS encoding methylenetetrahydrofolate reductase: MCNTLKETLNAGRFAVTAELGPPQSPDAEHVRELAAHLKGIVDGVNITDNPSATVRMSSFATALIAAQEGLEPIWQMTCRDRNRIAMQSEILGACALGIKNLLCLSGDHTTAGNQPGAKAVYDIDSMQLISTAVRMRDQHCFLDVDKPFKGDLDLFVGAAANPFVEPLEFRPLRMMKKAKAGADFIQTQCIYDMDLFKKWLARVRDLGADQSCHILAGVIPLKSVGMAKFMASKVAGVVIPEAVIKRISGVPKADAAKEGIKICCEQIQELKEMKGISGIHLMAIGWEHRVEEILIQAGLR, encoded by the coding sequence ATGTGCAATACATTAAAAGAAACACTTAATGCAGGCCGGTTTGCCGTTACAGCGGAACTGGGCCCGCCCCAGAGCCCGGATGCTGAACATGTAAGGGAACTGGCCGCCCACTTGAAAGGCATTGTGGACGGTGTAAATATTACGGATAATCCATCCGCCACGGTGAGGATGTCCAGCTTTGCCACGGCCCTGATTGCAGCCCAGGAAGGATTGGAACCCATCTGGCAGATGACCTGTCGGGACCGTAACCGCATTGCCATGCAAAGTGAAATTTTAGGTGCCTGTGCCCTTGGTATCAAAAATTTGCTGTGCCTGTCCGGAGACCACACCACCGCAGGGAACCAGCCGGGGGCCAAGGCGGTTTACGATATCGACTCCATGCAGTTGATCTCTACCGCGGTGCGTATGCGGGACCAACACTGTTTTCTTGATGTTGACAAACCCTTTAAGGGGGATCTGGACCTGTTTGTCGGGGCGGCAGCCAACCCCTTTGTCGAACCCTTGGAATTCAGACCGTTACGCATGATGAAAAAAGCCAAGGCCGGGGCTGATTTTATTCAGACCCAGTGCATTTACGATATGGATCTGTTTAAGAAATGGCTTGCCAGGGTGCGGGATTTAGGCGCGGATCAGTCCTGTCATATCCTTGCCGGCGTCATCCCTTTAAAATCCGTTGGTATGGCAAAATTTATGGCCAGTAAGGTCGCCGGCGTGGTAATCCCGGAGGCGGTCATTAAAAGAATATCCGGCGTGCCCAAAGCGGATGCAGCCAAAGAAGGTATTAAAATATGCTGTGAACAGATCCAGGAATTAAAAGAGATGAAGGGGATTTCGGGCATCCACCTCATGGCCATCGGCTGGGAACACCGGGTTGAAGAAATTCTGATTCAGGCCGGACTTCGCTGA
- a CDS encoding nitroreductase family protein translates to MTFEQITQNRRSINFFDPEKEVSQELIKKMVDLAGTTPSSFNLQPWNLMILRDKAQKEKLKALAWDQPKIVEAPVTMIVLADKEGWKQGHPGFERTWQEMVKTGMPETQRDWFLNATSSLYNWSPNANLAFAAKNAGFFAMSLMYAAVSLGLDSHPMDGFDHEGVKKAFNIPDRYWIPVLLAVGYKKPGLVLNPPKWRKTYEEIVVKF, encoded by the coding sequence ATGACCTTTGAGCAGATTACCCAAAACAGACGTTCCATCAATTTTTTCGACCCCGAAAAAGAGGTTTCCCAGGAATTGATCAAAAAAATGGTAGACCTGGCAGGCACTACACCTTCCAGCTTTAATCTCCAGCCCTGGAACCTCATGATTCTCCGGGACAAAGCGCAAAAGGAGAAACTCAAAGCATTGGCTTGGGACCAGCCCAAAATCGTTGAGGCGCCGGTAACCATGATTGTGCTGGCAGATAAGGAAGGATGGAAACAGGGCCATCCCGGATTTGAACGAACCTGGCAGGAGATGGTTAAAACCGGCATGCCCGAGACGCAACGGGATTGGTTCCTAAACGCCACAAGCTCCCTGTACAATTGGAGCCCGAACGCCAACCTTGCTTTTGCGGCTAAAAACGCGGGTTTTTTTGCCATGAGCCTGATGTATGCTGCTGTAAGTTTAGGCCTTGATTCCCATCCCATGGACGGGTTTGACCATGAAGGCGTTAAAAAAGCATTTAATATCCCTGACAGATACTGGATTCCGGTACTGCTTGCTGTTGGGTACAAAAAACCCGGACTTGTACTCAATCCTCCCAAATGGCGTAAGACCTATGAAGAGATTGTTGTTAAATTTTAA
- a CDS encoding (Fe-S)-binding protein, which yields MESIKKNAAKNVFTATGRTAQNIDPSGIKAMLKQNAPEIKLFFSACIHCSYCADTCFLQRNNPDDPTYMPSYKVIHSVGKLYKKKGKVTFEELEEIQDLLWVKCALCTRCVCPMQLNIPGMIALGRDICRSQGAGPRFDGLFPPVELPSNAHEVAR from the coding sequence ATGGAATCAATCAAAAAAAATGCCGCTAAAAATGTCTTTACAGCGACCGGCCGGACAGCGCAAAATATTGATCCGAGCGGCATCAAGGCCATGCTCAAACAAAATGCCCCGGAAATCAAGCTGTTTTTCAGCGCCTGCATCCATTGCTCCTATTGCGCTGACACCTGCTTTCTGCAGCGAAACAATCCGGATGACCCAACCTATATGCCTTCCTACAAAGTGATTCATTCCGTTGGCAAACTGTATAAGAAAAAAGGAAAGGTCACTTTTGAAGAACTTGAAGAGATCCAAGATCTTTTATGGGTCAAGTGCGCACTGTGCACACGGTGTGTCTGTCCAATGCAGCTCAATATTCCCGGGATGATTGCCCTTGGTCGTGACATTTGCCGATCCCAGGGTGCGGGTCCCCGCTTTGACGGGCTCTTTCCCCCAGTTGAACTACCATCCAACGCGCATGAGGTGGCCAGATGA
- a CDS encoding gamma carbonic anhydrase family protein: MALYSYKNVTPKVHESVYIAPDAKIIGDVHIGRDSSVWFNSVIRGDVAHIRIGERTNIQDLCMGHVARQTPLIIGNGVTIGHSCCVHGATIEDDCLIGMGAILLNKSVIGRGSVIAAGAVVLEKTIIPPYSLVTGSPGKVKKVYENQEEINQRLKSASDNYVLHAREYASNDLVYEIKNRD; the protein is encoded by the coding sequence ATGGCACTTTACTCATATAAAAATGTTACGCCAAAAGTTCACGAATCCGTTTATATCGCACCTGATGCAAAAATTATAGGAGATGTACACATCGGCCGGGATTCTTCGGTCTGGTTTAATTCAGTCATCAGGGGGGATGTCGCGCATATTCGGATTGGTGAACGCACAAACATTCAGGATCTTTGCATGGGCCATGTGGCCAGACAGACCCCTTTGATTATCGGAAACGGCGTCACCATCGGACATAGCTGCTGTGTTCACGGCGCGACCATTGAGGATGACTGTCTGATCGGCATGGGCGCCATTCTTTTGAATAAAAGCGTGATTGGCCGGGGCAGTGTCATTGCTGCCGGTGCCGTTGTTCTGGAAAAAACAATAATTCCGCCTTATTCACTTGTTACAGGGTCTCCGGGCAAAGTCAAAAAAGTCTACGAGAATCAAGAAGAGATCAATCAGAGGCTGAAAAGCGCATCTGATAATTATGTGCTGCATGCCAGGGAATACGCTTCTAACGATCTGGTTTATGAAATTAAAAACAGAGACTGA
- the fumC gene encoding class II fumarate hydratase, translating to MANRTEHDTMGAIQVPADALWGAQTERSRQNFTIGRELMPKALIYAFAHLKKACAVVNRQMELLDDHKSDLIIQVCDEILNGDHDDQFPLHVWQTGSGTQTNMNLNEVIANRAALLDGKALDDTRPIHPNDHVNKSQSSNDTFPAAMHIAAVFEIHDTLLPAVDRMHLSLEKKSKDFSQIIKIGRTHLQDATPLTLGQEISGWEAMIQSSREQILHALETLYPLAIGGTAVGTGLNAPQGFGNAVAQELARSTGHPFSQIKNTFHGLTGHDQIVFTSGALKGLAANLMKIANDIRWLASGPRCGIGELNIPANEPGSSIMPGKVNPTQAEAATMVACQVMGNDAAIGFAASQGNFELNVFKPVIIHNLLQSVKLLGDAVSSFTSNCLAGITPNFDVIERHLKNSLMLVTALAPHIGYDNAARIAKKALQDGMTLKEAAVELDLVQPKQFDAWVKPEIMILGQK from the coding sequence ATGGCCAATCGTACCGAACATGATACCATGGGGGCAATCCAGGTGCCTGCAGACGCATTGTGGGGCGCCCAGACCGAACGCAGCCGGCAGAATTTCACCATTGGCCGGGAGTTGATGCCCAAAGCCCTGATTTATGCCTTCGCACATCTGAAAAAAGCCTGTGCAGTTGTCAACAGACAGATGGAACTGCTGGATGACCATAAGTCTGATCTTATTATCCAGGTCTGCGATGAAATCCTCAACGGGGATCACGACGATCAGTTTCCCCTCCATGTCTGGCAGACCGGCAGCGGCACCCAGACCAATATGAACTTAAATGAGGTCATCGCCAACCGGGCAGCTCTTCTTGACGGCAAGGCGCTTGATGATACCAGGCCCATTCACCCCAATGACCATGTGAACAAATCCCAAAGTTCCAACGATACATTCCCTGCCGCCATGCATATTGCCGCCGTATTTGAGATCCATGACACCCTGCTTCCCGCAGTCGACCGCATGCATCTTTCCCTTGAAAAAAAATCCAAAGATTTTTCTCAAATTATTAAAATTGGGCGCACCCATCTCCAGGACGCCACCCCGTTGACACTTGGCCAGGAAATCAGCGGATGGGAAGCCATGATCCAAAGCAGCCGAGAGCAGATTCTGCACGCGTTGGAAACGCTCTACCCCCTGGCCATTGGTGGAACTGCGGTGGGAACGGGTTTAAATGCACCCCAGGGGTTTGGAAACGCTGTGGCACAAGAACTTGCCAGGTCAACCGGCCATCCGTTCAGCCAGATAAAAAACACCTTTCATGGCCTCACCGGGCATGATCAGATCGTATTCACCAGTGGTGCACTCAAAGGGCTGGCGGCCAATCTGATGAAAATCGCCAATGACATCCGGTGGCTTGCCAGCGGTCCCAGATGCGGCATCGGAGAACTCAATATCCCGGCCAATGAACCGGGCAGCTCCATCATGCCCGGAAAAGTAAATCCCACCCAGGCCGAAGCCGCCACCATGGTTGCCTGCCAGGTCATGGGAAATGATGCGGCCATCGGCTTTGCCGCAAGCCAGGGCAATTTTGAACTCAATGTATTTAAACCGGTGATTATCCATAATTTGCTTCAGTCTGTTAAGCTTTTAGGCGATGCCGTCTCCTCTTTCACATCCAATTGCCTGGCCGGTATTACCCCGAACTTTGACGTGATTGAACGCCACTTGAAGAATTCCTTGATGCTGGTCACGGCACTGGCACCACACATCGGGTATGACAATGCCGCCCGAATCGCCAAAAAAGCGCTTCAGGACGGTATGACGTTAAAAGAGGCCGCCGTAGAACTGGACTTGGTTCAGCCCAAGCAATTTGATGCATGGGTCAAACCCGAAATCATGATCCTGGGTCAAAAATAA
- a CDS encoding glycine--tRNA ligase: MAKPKKEATLMDKVVGLCKRRGFVYPGSEIYGGLANAWDFGPLGVELLKNLKEAWWKKFVTERIDMVGLDAAILMNPTTWEASGHVGSFSDPLMDCKKCKSRERADKLVEKWQHDNGSDEQPANWAGEKTPPQDMLDFINSKNITCPQCGSLEWTLPKAFNLMFKTQQGVVEGEGKEIYLRPETAQGIFVNFKNVQTTSRKKVPFGIAQIGKAFRNEITPGNFVFRTREFEQMEIEYFCKPGTELEFHDFWKKFCMDWYLGLGVTPDNLRFRDHDDAELSHYSNATADIEYQYPFGWGELCGIASRTNYDLSQHMEFSSKDLKYFDEAAKEKYVPFVIEPSLGVQRSALVFLCDAYEEEEIKEGDTRVVLHLHNQLAPVKIAVMPLAKKIADNAKSIFDTLVQQLGLNMDFDVQGSIGKRYRRQDEAGTPYCVTFDYESLDDNAVTIRERDSMEQQRMKIDELVPFFREKFTY; this comes from the coding sequence ATGGCTAAACCAAAAAAAGAAGCAACATTGATGGACAAAGTCGTTGGACTTTGCAAACGCAGGGGCTTTGTTTATCCGGGATCTGAAATTTACGGCGGACTTGCCAATGCCTGGGATTTTGGGCCTTTAGGAGTGGAATTGCTTAAAAATCTAAAAGAGGCGTGGTGGAAAAAATTTGTCACCGAGCGCATTGACATGGTCGGCCTGGATGCCGCCATCCTCATGAATCCAACCACCTGGGAAGCCTCGGGTCATGTGGGCAGTTTTTCCGATCCGCTGATGGACTGCAAAAAATGTAAATCCAGGGAACGGGCTGACAAACTTGTGGAAAAGTGGCAGCATGACAACGGATCTGATGAGCAGCCCGCCAACTGGGCAGGGGAAAAGACCCCGCCCCAGGATATGCTGGATTTTATTAACAGCAAAAATATCACCTGTCCCCAGTGCGGCAGCCTTGAATGGACCCTGCCCAAAGCCTTTAATCTGATGTTTAAAACCCAGCAGGGTGTGGTTGAAGGAGAAGGAAAGGAGATCTATCTTCGCCCCGAAACAGCCCAGGGTATCTTTGTCAATTTTAAAAATGTCCAGACTACCTCACGCAAAAAAGTCCCCTTTGGCATTGCCCAGATCGGCAAGGCATTCAGAAACGAAATCACACCGGGCAATTTTGTATTCAGGACCCGTGAGTTTGAGCAGATGGAAATTGAATATTTCTGTAAACCCGGTACCGAGCTTGAATTCCATGACTTCTGGAAGAAATTCTGCATGGACTGGTACCTGGGGCTGGGCGTAACCCCGGACAATCTTAGATTTCGCGACCATGATGATGCGGAGTTGTCCCATTACTCCAATGCCACCGCCGATATTGAATACCAGTATCCGTTTGGCTGGGGGGAGTTGTGCGGCATCGCTTCGCGGACCAACTATGACTTGAGCCAGCACATGGAGTTTTCCTCTAAGGATCTGAAGTATTTTGACGAGGCTGCCAAAGAGAAATATGTACCCTTTGTCATTGAACCATCTCTTGGGGTCCAGCGCTCTGCTTTGGTCTTTTTGTGCGACGCCTATGAAGAAGAAGAGATTAAAGAAGGGGATACCCGGGTGGTGCTCCATCTTCACAACCAGTTGGCGCCTGTGAAAATTGCAGTGATGCCCCTGGCCAAAAAAATTGCCGACAACGCAAAGTCTATCTTTGACACCCTGGTACAGCAGCTGGGGCTGAACATGGATTTTGACGTCCAGGGATCCATCGGCAAACGTTACCGCCGCCAGGATGAGGCCGGCACGCCCTATTGCGTGACATTTGATTATGAATCCCTTGACGACAATGCCGTCACCATCCGGGAGCGGGACTCCATGGAACAGCAACGTATGAAAATCGATGAGCTGGTTCCCTTTTTCCGGGAAAAATTTACATATTAG
- a CDS encoding phospholipase A: MAGQSTRFTLFIQNTGTEDIMSKDYDSVAVALQLDDQEHIVEAIGVETASDGMVTVPAGGFAKRTYEFKLPQDMAGTVSLSLKDFNSHAVLFAAGPAVQPQAGEKESQGQLVIGEKQDEFQPFLKNLSAYEPVYFLFGVDPGREKSKFQVSFKYKLFNAPFDSRGLNSLLDGFHLAYTQTSYWDLKSNSKPFDDSSYKPEVFYLVPKIDLELPWVKIFGIQGGFQHESNGKGGDDSRSTNYMYIKPIMSISLFDEAYLTVAPKLWMYVMNEDETNPDLADYRGYFDLQIQTGMPMGLCLDTHTRWAEAGPSIQADLSYPLTSFFNNGLNLYLHLQYFNGYAERLKEYDSKEEIFRIGFSLSR, encoded by the coding sequence GTGGCAGGTCAATCCACCCGTTTTACGTTGTTTATCCAAAACACCGGAACCGAGGATATCATGTCAAAGGATTACGATTCGGTGGCGGTCGCGTTGCAACTGGACGACCAGGAGCACATAGTGGAGGCCATTGGTGTGGAAACCGCCTCTGACGGTATGGTCACTGTTCCGGCCGGTGGATTCGCCAAACGGACCTATGAATTTAAACTGCCCCAGGACATGGCCGGAACGGTGAGCCTGAGCCTTAAGGATTTCAATTCCCACGCCGTGTTGTTCGCCGCCGGCCCGGCGGTTCAACCACAAGCAGGGGAAAAGGAAAGCCAGGGCCAACTGGTTATCGGAGAAAAGCAAGACGAATTCCAACCCTTTTTAAAGAACCTGTCGGCCTACGAACCGGTCTATTTCCTGTTCGGTGTCGACCCGGGGCGGGAAAAGAGCAAATTCCAGGTCAGTTTTAAGTACAAACTGTTCAACGCGCCCTTTGACAGCCGGGGGTTGAATTCCCTGCTGGATGGTTTTCATCTGGCCTATACCCAGACTTCTTACTGGGACCTTAAATCAAATTCCAAGCCCTTTGATGATTCCAGTTATAAGCCGGAAGTATTTTATCTGGTTCCCAAAATTGATTTAGAGTTGCCATGGGTTAAAATTTTCGGCATACAGGGCGGTTTCCAGCATGAGTCCAACGGCAAGGGCGGGGATGATTCCAGATCCACTAACTACATGTATATCAAGCCGATTATGTCGATCTCTCTTTTTGATGAGGCCTATCTGACCGTTGCACCTAAACTATGGATGTATGTGATGAATGAGGATGAAACAAACCCGGACCTGGCTGATTATCGCGGATATTTTGACTTGCAGATCCAGACAGGCATGCCCATGGGGCTGTGTCTGGATACCCACACAAGGTGGGCTGAAGCAGGTCCCAGCATCCAGGCGGACTTAAGCTATCCATTAACCTCATTTTTCAACAATGGATTGAATCTCTACTTGCATTTGCAGTATTTCAACGGATATGCGGAACGACTGAAAGAATACGACTCAAAAGAGGAAATTTTCCGGATAGGGTTTTCCCTGAGTCGATAA